From Hermetia illucens chromosome 6, iHerIll2.2.curated.20191125, whole genome shotgun sequence, one genomic window encodes:
- the LOC119658857 gene encoding centrosomal and chromosomal factor, giving the protein MTMAACYANYDMSLSQGVPQHQQHHQVHHVPVSMHQQGRMSGAVSAAPNVTPQKDYSTPLHVDCSVEYELPNQPKPPAGQRVEPLLMIHPCYFRKMESQRRSPFVNNMPNSSRSNMNALSASSSSSVTTSSSSSSSRRITRQSQVLVAQQQVSQQQQQHHRHQQQAAQSQHQAQQTQHYHQQLTQQLQQQQMSQMSQQAHYPSVTSVQQHQPSSSSTAQQYIEQARRAVIHSHSQSRNHHQNQSQSQVQSSSSSWDQIAAAAAVATSMPAAAGIVGLPAAVTMTGQSMYSKPVGKRDAMLSGGCGVYSSATLHNSHTSHSTSGPNAALSTNNNSHACINNNNLSNCAAEVTLSNLRWDLPDRSPMATVPSNYQAGPDSTPTIMRDDKHTLSEKYRRQYLRSHRLHPYMMTAGAVGSTFPQLTATAFPQMQQVSCFNV; this is encoded by the coding sequence ATGACGATGGCCGCCTGTTATGCCAACTATGACATGTCACTGTCACAGGGTGTGCCTCAGCACCAGCAGCACCATCAGGTGCACCATGTGCCGGTGAGCATGCACCAGCAGGGTCGGATGTCTGGGGCGGTTTCCGCCGCTCCCAACGTCACTCCACAGAAGGACTACTCCACACCGCTGCATGTCGATTGCAGTGTCGAGTACGAGTTGCCAAATCAACCGAAGCCGCCGGCAGGGCAGCGGGTCGAGCCGCTCCTCATGATCCATCCATGCTATTTCCGCAAAATGGAGAGTCAGCGGCGCAGTCCTTTCGTGAACAACATGCCAAATTCATCCAGGAGTAATATGAACGCACTGTCCGCTTCGAGTTCGTCGTCGGTTACGACCTCCTCGTCGTCCTCGTCGTCGCGACGGATTACTAGACAATCTCAGGTTTTGGTCGCCCAGCAGCAGGTTTCgcagcagcaacagcagcacCACAGGCACCAGCAGCAAGCGGCCCAAAGTCAGCACCAAGCCCAACAGACACAGCACTACCATCAGCAGCTGACGCAGCAACTGCAGCAGCAACAAATGTCGCAGATGTCGCAGCAGGCGCACTACCCTTCGGTGACGAGCGTCCAGCAGCACCAGCCGTCGTCCTCGTCGACTGCCCAGCAGTACATCGAGCAGGCGAGGCGCGCTGTCATCCACAGTCACAGCCAAAGTCGGAACCACCATCAAAACCAAAGCCAAAGTCAAGTACAAAGCTCGTCTTCATCCTGGGATCAGATCGCGGCCGCTGCCGCGGTGGCGACCTCGATGCCTGCGGCCGCAGGCATAGTGGGTCTGCCGGCGGCGGTGACCATGACGGGACAGTCGATGTACAGCAAGCCTGTGGGCAAGCGGGACGCCATGTTGTCGGGGGGTTGCGGCGTCTACAGCTCTGCAACCCTCCACAACAGCCACACTAGCCACAGCACGAGCGGGCCCAACGCGGCCCTCAGCACCAACAACAACTCCCACGCCTGCATAAACAATAACAATCTCAGCAACTGCGCCGCCGAGGTCACGCTGTCCAACCTCCGTTGGGACCTGCCGGACCGCAGTCCGATGGCCACAGTTCCTAGTAATTATCAAGCCGGTCCCGACAGCACTCCTACGATTATGCGGGACGACAAACATACGCTTAGCGAGAAATATCGCAGACAATATTTACGGTCGCATCGACTACACCCCTACATGATGACGGCGGGCGCGGTCGGGTCGACGTTCCCGCAACTGACCGCGACCGCGTTCCCCCAGATGCAGCAGGTATCCTGTTTCAACGTGTGA